A stretch of the Bacteroidia bacterium genome encodes the following:
- a CDS encoding quinol:cytochrome C oxidoreductase: MLAGIILFAVGLVMHFMGGHGEEHAGGEHAGHAADFSTRLWANLLVNSFFFMGIGLGATFFMALKYATESHYASVFKRVTEAVSKFLPIGAIFMLVVLLAGQFHLHHLYHWMDPDVYDPASPHFDAKIADKAAYLNPVFFWARFVVFFLIWILCQRKMVANSINEDLQGGTANHFKNITWGAFFLVFFGFTSSVASWDWTMSLDVHWFSTMWGWYTFSGIWISSMITILMLVLHLKRHGYLEYVNDSHIHDLGKWVFAVSFLWSYLFFCQYMLIWYANIPEEVTYYTSRFQTNGYLGIQWTLFFVNFALPMLLMMSRDAKRHSGILTIVCYTIFFFHWLDVFVVVMPPTVASHWHLGGIELGMFLIFLGFTLNRLHHFLTKAPLLARHDPYLDESIHHHA, encoded by the coding sequence ATGTTAGCGGGTATCATTCTTTTTGCTGTTGGACTGGTCATGCATTTCATGGGCGGTCACGGAGAAGAACACGCAGGAGGAGAGCATGCAGGCCATGCGGCAGATTTCTCCACCCGTTTGTGGGCCAATCTGCTAGTCAATTCGTTTTTCTTTATGGGTATCGGACTGGGAGCCACTTTTTTTATGGCACTCAAATACGCAACGGAATCGCATTACGCCTCCGTGTTTAAACGGGTAACGGAAGCTGTTTCAAAATTCCTGCCCATTGGCGCTATTTTCATGCTGGTGGTTCTTCTGGCCGGACAATTTCACCTTCACCATTTGTACCACTGGATGGATCCGGATGTTTATGATCCTGCCAGCCCTCATTTTGATGCGAAAATCGCGGATAAAGCAGCCTACCTTAATCCGGTGTTTTTCTGGGCACGATTCGTTGTGTTCTTCCTCATCTGGATCCTCTGCCAGAGAAAAATGGTAGCCAACTCCATCAATGAAGATCTGCAGGGAGGAACGGCTAATCACTTTAAAAATATAACCTGGGGCGCATTCTTCCTCGTATTCTTTGGCTTTACTTCTTCAGTGGCCTCCTGGGATTGGACCATGTCATTGGATGTTCACTGGTTTTCCACCATGTGGGGTTGGTATACCTTCTCCGGAATCTGGATCTCCTCTATGATCACCATTCTCATGCTGGTGCTTCACCTCAAGCGTCATGGATACCTAGAATATGTGAACGACAGTCATATTCATGATCTGGGTAAGTGGGTGTTCGCCGTTTCTTTCCTATGGAGCTATCTGTTCTTCTGTCAGTATATGCTCATCTGGTATGCTAATATCCCCGAAGAAGTAACGTACTACACCAGCCGCTTCCAGACCAACGGCTACCTGGGAATACAATGGACTCTTTTCTTCGTCAACTTCGCACTGCCGATGCTGCTGATGATGTCACGTGATGCTAAACGTCATAGCGGAATCCTGACCATCGTTTGCTACACCATCTTTTTCTTTCACTGGCTGGATGTGTTTGTGGTTGTTATGCCGCCCACCGTTGCCAGTCATTGGCATCTGGGAGGTATAGAACTGGGTATGTTCCTTATCTTCCTCGGATTCACGCTTAACCGCCTGCATCATTTTCTTACCAAGGCTCCTCTGCTCGCCAGGCACGATCCTTACCTCGACGAAAGTATTCATCATCACGCCTGA
- a CDS encoding cytochrome c has protein sequence MRKSKYILYLVAPALLLGACGKKNPDSPGIEFMPDMYRSTSYETNSSSPVFADSMTNRQPVEGTIALGFKPYPYKNNNQGYELAGRWLKNPVDPTPENIGTGKVLYDKFCQHCHGATGQGDGHMVNIGKYPSPPPSYSGPLKNLSEGKMMHSIHHGKNMMGSHAAQLNMEERWKIIRYVQTLQGIDFNTMSADSVYQQRCGATLEKKKEK, from the coding sequence ATGAGAAAAAGCAAGTATATCCTCTACCTCGTTGCACCGGCATTATTGCTGGGCGCCTGTGGTAAAAAGAACCCGGATTCCCCGGGAATTGAATTCATGCCGGACATGTATCGCTCTACGTCGTATGAAACCAATTCTTCATCACCTGTCTTTGCTGACAGTATGACGAACAGGCAACCGGTAGAAGGCACCATTGCCCTGGGATTCAAACCTTACCCCTACAAGAACAATAACCAGGGGTATGAACTGGCCGGAAGATGGCTTAAGAATCCGGTGGATCCAACTCCGGAAAATATTGGCACAGGGAAAGTGCTTTATGATAAATTTTGTCAGCACTGTCATGGCGCTACCGGACAGGGCGACGGCCACATGGTGAACATCGGGAAATACCCTTCACCGCCGCCTTCTTATTCCGGACCGCTGAAGAATCTATCGGAAGGGAAAATGATGCACTCTATTCACCACGGTAAGAATATGATGGGATCTCATGCCGCTCAACTGAATATGGAAGAGCGCTGGAAGATCATCCGTTATGTGCAGACGCTTCAGGGAATTGATTTTAATACTATGTCAGCAGATTCTGTTTATCAGCAGCGTTGCGGAGCTACATTGGAAAAGAAGAAAGAAAAATAA
- a CDS encoding cytochrome c oxidase subunit II — translation MTGYLILFACAILILVLARIVRIFELSAELRGGPPAWIVTDRDNSTNGNMFLLFMLAFFGFCIWQFYSYKDLLLPVAASEEGQELDWLMNFNFLIITIVFVLVNFLLFYFAWKYRSVPGRVALFYPENHKLELLWTLVPGIVMAIIIVLGLRTWNKLQRDPVAAGEDYVLIELVSEQFKWTARYSGDDNKLGKSNFRLISTKNAIGIDASDPASEDDFIVYNEIHVPKGKRVLFSLRSKDVIHSAYFPHFRQQMNTVPGLQTQVHFLPTITTDSMRVITGNPEFQYILLCNKICGTAHYNMKLDIVVEEEDAFRKWYEEKKSKVIFKTDNAPVPVINTPAPADSLPVVSPDTAKKNP, via the coding sequence ATGACCGGTTATCTGATTCTTTTTGCTTGCGCAATCCTGATTCTCGTGCTGGCACGCATTGTCCGGATTTTCGAACTCTCTGCAGAACTGCGCGGCGGACCTCCGGCATGGATTGTTACGGATCGGGACAACAGCACGAACGGCAATATGTTTCTGCTCTTTATGCTTGCCTTTTTCGGATTCTGCATTTGGCAGTTTTACAGCTACAAGGATCTCCTGCTTCCGGTGGCAGCCTCCGAAGAAGGGCAGGAACTTGACTGGCTGATGAACTTTAATTTTCTAATCATCACGATTGTATTCGTATTGGTAAACTTCCTTCTTTTTTATTTTGCATGGAAGTACCGTTCGGTGCCGGGTCGCGTGGCTTTGTTCTATCCCGAGAATCACAAACTGGAATTACTCTGGACGCTGGTACCGGGAATTGTAATGGCCATCATCATTGTACTCGGCCTCCGCACATGGAACAAACTCCAACGTGATCCTGTGGCAGCCGGAGAGGACTATGTGCTGATTGAACTGGTATCAGAACAGTTTAAATGGACCGCGCGCTATTCCGGTGACGACAATAAGCTCGGGAAGAGTAATTTCCGCCTGATTTCAACCAAAAATGCTATCGGTATTGACGCTTCAGACCCTGCATCTGAAGATGACTTTATCGTGTACAATGAGATCCACGTTCCAAAAGGAAAGCGGGTGCTCTTCTCTCTCCGTTCAAAGGATGTTATACACTCAGCATACTTCCCTCATTTTCGTCAGCAAATGAATACAGTACCCGGTCTTCAGACACAGGTACATTTTCTTCCCACCATTACCACCGACAGCATGAGGGTGATTACCGGTAATCCGGAGTTTCAGTATATTCTGCTTTGCAACAAAATCTGCGGAACAGCTCATTATAACATGAAGTTGGACATTGTGGTGGAGGAGGAGGATGCATTCCGCAAATGGTACGAAGAGAAAAAGAGCAAGGTTATTTTCAAAACAGACAATGCTCCAGTTCCCGTAATTAACACCCCGGCTCCGGCGGATTCTCTGCCGGTTGTTTCCCCGGATACAGCAAAGAAGAACCCCTGA
- the nrfD gene encoding polysulfide reductase NrfD — MQKESAIRTPLILGDNVTYKRISDEIIKPIEGTIPRSWYVVFSIAAVMFLWGIGCLAYTIGVGIGTWGSNNGVDWAWDITNFVWWIGIGHAGTLISAVLLLFRQKWRMAINRSAEAMTIFAVCCAAIFVLLHTGRPWLDYWLFPFPNQFGSSWPNFNSPLLWDVFAVSTYFSVSLVFWYIGLIPDFAMIRDRMQSPGWKKFYKILSFGWSGRVMDWNRFEEVSLVLAGLSTPLVFSVHSIVSMDFATSILPGWHTTIFPPYFVSGAVFSGFAMVLTLLLMMRKIFKLEHYITMKHIEYMNIVIIVTGSIVGVAYLSELFMSWYSGVEYEQYCFLNRATGPYAIAYWCMMTCNVISPQLFWFKKIRTSLYATMILSIVVNIGMWFERFVIIVPTLCRTFLPSTWNMYSPTFVDVGIFVGTIGMFFTFFLLFARFFPVIAQAELKTILKGSSQQSRLVSSSDHSHSHH, encoded by the coding sequence ATGCAAAAAGAATCTGCCATCCGAACGCCCCTGATCCTTGGTGATAATGTTACCTATAAAAGGATCAGTGACGAGATCATCAAACCCATTGAGGGAACGATTCCCAGATCATGGTATGTGGTGTTTTCCATCGCCGCCGTCATGTTCCTCTGGGGAATAGGCTGTTTGGCCTATACCATTGGGGTCGGGATTGGAACCTGGGGATCCAACAACGGAGTTGACTGGGCCTGGGATATCACCAACTTCGTTTGGTGGATCGGTATCGGTCATGCCGGAACGCTGATCTCCGCGGTATTGCTTTTGTTCCGTCAGAAATGGCGGATGGCGATCAACCGTTCCGCCGAAGCGATGACCATCTTTGCTGTTTGCTGTGCCGCAATTTTCGTATTGCTGCATACCGGTCGTCCCTGGCTTGACTACTGGCTCTTTCCCTTTCCGAACCAGTTCGGTTCTTCCTGGCCCAATTTCAACTCTCCGCTGCTATGGGACGTATTCGCGGTATCCACTTACTTCTCCGTTTCGCTGGTGTTCTGGTACATTGGTCTTATTCCCGATTTTGCCATGATCCGCGACCGCATGCAGTCACCGGGTTGGAAAAAGTTCTATAAGATCCTCAGTTTCGGATGGAGTGGAAGAGTGATGGACTGGAATCGTTTTGAAGAAGTTTCGCTGGTACTGGCCGGTCTTTCCACACCGCTGGTGTTCTCGGTTCACTCTATTGTATCCATGGACTTTGCTACGTCCATTCTTCCGGGATGGCATACCACTATCTTCCCTCCCTATTTCGTTTCCGGCGCCGTTTTTTCCGGTTTTGCAATGGTACTTACCCTGCTGCTAATGATGAGGAAAATATTCAAGCTGGAGCATTACATTACCATGAAGCACATTGAATACATGAACATTGTAATCATTGTTACCGGTTCAATCGTTGGAGTTGCTTACCTCTCCGAATTATTTATGTCATGGTACAGCGGGGTTGAGTACGAGCAGTATTGCTTCCTCAACCGGGCTACCGGACCCTACGCAATCGCCTATTGGTGTATGATGACCTGTAACGTGATCTCACCGCAGCTCTTCTGGTTCAAAAAGATCCGTACAAGTTTGTATGCTACCATGATACTTTCGATTGTTGTGAACATTGGAATGTGGTTCGAGCGATTCGTAATCATTGTTCCCACCCTTTGCCGTACGTTCCTTCCTTCCACCTGGAATATGTACAGCCCCACTTTTGTGGATGTGGGCATCTTTGTGGGAACCATCGGTATGTTCTTCACATTCTTCCTGTTGTTTGCACGGTTCTTCCCCGTTATCGCACAGGCAGAGTTGAAAACCATTTTGAAAGGCTCCAGCCAGCAGTCACGGCTGGTAAGCTCGTCCGATCATTCCCACTCACATCATTAA
- a CDS encoding cbb3-type cytochrome c oxidase subunit I, translated as MSGEHAQAHLHDHAHDHHDHHEETWVTKYVFSMDHKVISRQFLITAVIMGVVAMLMSTLFRLQLAWPGEKFAFVNWMLGDKWAPDGIMTPDMYLALVTIHGTIMVFFVLTGGLSGTFSNLLIPYQIGARDMASGFLNMLSYWFFFVSSVIMLVSLFVESGPASGGWTIYPPLSALPQAISGSGLGMTLWLLSMTLFVVSALLGGLNYIITIMNLRTKGMTMGRMPLTMWAFLITAVLGVLSFPVLVGCVLLLMFDRTLGTSFYLSDIYIGGQALDHVGGSPILFQHLFWFLGHPEVYIVLLPALGIASEIISTNARKPIFGYRAMVGSMLAIGFLSFIVWGHHMYVTGMNPFLGSVFVFTTLLIAIPSAVKAFNYITTLWKGNIRFTPAMLFCIGLVSTFVSGGVTGIILADSALDIPVHDTYFVVAHFHIVMGLSAILGMFAGVYHWYPKMFLRMMNKKLGYLHFWLTFVCAYGVFFPMHFLGLAGVPRRYYTNSEFPMFDNLVDINVLVTIFALVGALAQVIFLYNFFYSMFRGERATENPWDANTLEWTNGVGHVHGNWQGELPEVHRWAYDYSKPGKSTDFIPQTVPLEPGEYDGGRMDDHH; from the coding sequence ATGTCAGGCGAACACGCACAGGCCCATCTTCATGATCACGCGCATGATCATCATGATCACCATGAGGAGACGTGGGTAACTAAATATGTATTCAGCATGGATCACAAAGTGATCTCCCGCCAGTTCCTTATTACGGCGGTGATCATGGGAGTGGTCGCAATGCTCATGTCTACACTTTTTCGCCTGCAGCTGGCCTGGCCCGGCGAAAAATTTGCCTTCGTAAACTGGATGCTGGGAGATAAATGGGCACCCGATGGAATCATGACGCCCGATATGTATCTCGCCCTAGTGACCATTCACGGAACTATTATGGTGTTCTTCGTTCTTACAGGAGGATTGTCCGGAACGTTTTCAAATCTTCTCATTCCATATCAGATTGGTGCCAGGGATATGGCTTCCGGATTTCTGAATATGCTTTCCTACTGGTTTTTCTTTGTTTCTTCCGTAATTATGCTGGTCTCTCTGTTCGTGGAGTCAGGACCTGCTTCCGGCGGATGGACCATTTATCCGCCGCTTTCTGCCCTGCCTCAGGCAATTTCCGGGTCAGGATTGGGAATGACCCTGTGGTTGCTTTCTATGACCCTCTTCGTCGTTTCGGCTCTGCTGGGAGGATTGAATTACATTATTACTATCATGAATCTTCGCACAAAGGGAATGACCATGGGACGGATGCCCCTTACCATGTGGGCATTTCTTATCACGGCTGTTTTGGGCGTACTATCGTTCCCGGTGCTGGTTGGCTGTGTTCTGCTGCTGATGTTCGACCGTACACTGGGAACCAGTTTCTATCTTTCGGATATCTACATTGGCGGTCAGGCGCTGGATCATGTTGGCGGAAGCCCCATCCTCTTTCAACACCTTTTCTGGTTCCTTGGCCACCCCGAGGTGTATATTGTTCTGTTACCCGCCCTGGGTATTGCCTCGGAAATTATTTCCACTAACGCACGTAAACCTATCTTCGGCTACCGGGCAATGGTGGGTTCCATGCTGGCCATCGGCTTTCTCTCATTCATTGTCTGGGGCCACCATATGTATGTCACCGGAATGAATCCATTTCTTGGATCTGTGTTTGTATTTACAACACTCCTGATCGCTATCCCCTCCGCTGTGAAGGCGTTTAATTACATTACAACGCTTTGGAAGGGGAACATCCGGTTTACTCCGGCCATGCTCTTTTGCATCGGATTGGTCTCTACATTCGTATCGGGAGGAGTCACAGGTATCATTCTGGCAGATTCGGCATTGGATATACCTGTTCATGATACTTATTTTGTGGTGGCGCACTTCCATATTGTGATGGGACTTTCGGCTATTCTGGGAATGTTTGCAGGTGTCTATCACTGGTACCCGAAAATGTTCCTGCGCATGATGAATAAGAAACTTGGTTACCTCCACTTCTGGCTCACCTTTGTTTGTGCTTATGGTGTATTCTTTCCAATGCACTTCCTTGGACTGGCAGGTGTACCCCGCCGTTATTATACCAACTCCGAATTTCCAATGTTCGATAACCTGGTGGATATTAACGTGCTCGTAACTATTTTTGCGCTGGTTGGCGCTTTGGCACAAGTGATTTTCCTGTACAATTTCTTTTACAGCATGTTCAGGGGTGAGCGAGCTACAGAAAATCCCTGGGATGCTAATACCCTGGAGTGGACCAACGGAGTAGGTCATGTACACGGAAACTGGCAGGGCGAACTGCCCGAGGTTCATCGCTGGGCTTATGATTACAGCAAACCGGGGAAATCAACAGATTTTATTCCGCAAACTGTTCCGCTGGAACCTGGTGAGTACGATGGCGGCAGGATGGATGACCATCATTGA
- the rlmN gene encoding 23S rRNA (adenine(2503)-C(2))-methyltransferase RlmN yields the protein MKKDIRKLEDQEILDWVTTHKLPAFRARQITEWLWQRAARDFDSMSNIPKELRETLKAEFIIRPVVLAEQQVSSDRTIKSAFRLYDDNVVEGVLIPTTERMTACISSQAGCSLSCLFCATGRLERIRNLDAGEIFDQVVIIRDQALKEFGIPLSNIVYMGMGEPLLNYTEVVRSISKITSPDGLGMSPQRITVSTAGIAKMIRRLGDDGVKFNLALSLHAANDNKRNRIMPVNEQNSLDVLAEALNYFYEKTGTRVTYEYIIFKDFNDSVSDAEELAAYCRKVPSKVNIIEYNPIDGGTLQQTTPERLRKFVSVLENRGIIANVRRSRGKDIDAACGQLANKNKAV from the coding sequence GTGAAAAAGGACATACGTAAGCTCGAAGACCAGGAAATACTTGACTGGGTAACTACCCATAAGCTACCCGCCTTCCGGGCACGGCAGATTACAGAATGGCTTTGGCAGCGCGCAGCCCGCGATTTTGATTCTATGTCGAACATTCCCAAGGAATTAAGGGAAACATTAAAAGCAGAATTCATCATTAGGCCGGTGGTACTTGCAGAACAGCAGGTTTCCTCGGACCGCACCATCAAGAGTGCATTCCGGCTTTACGACGATAATGTTGTAGAAGGGGTGCTGATTCCCACCACAGAACGAATGACAGCCTGCATTAGTTCGCAGGCCGGTTGTTCTCTCTCCTGCTTATTTTGTGCAACGGGCAGGCTCGAACGGATACGTAACCTGGATGCCGGAGAGATCTTTGATCAGGTAGTGATCATCCGTGATCAGGCCTTAAAAGAATTCGGCATTCCTCTCAGTAACATCGTATACATGGGTATGGGCGAACCACTTCTTAACTACACTGAGGTCGTGCGCAGTATTAGTAAAATCACCTCTCCGGATGGACTGGGCATGAGTCCGCAGCGTATCACAGTTTCCACAGCCGGAATTGCAAAGATGATCCGGCGGCTGGGCGATGATGGTGTGAAATTTAATCTGGCACTCTCACTGCATGCAGCCAACGACAATAAACGCAATCGTATCATGCCTGTAAATGAACAGAATTCTCTGGATGTACTGGCGGAGGCATTAAATTACTTTTACGAAAAAACGGGTACACGCGTCACCTACGAATACATCATTTTCAAAGATTTCAACGATTCTGTTTCAGATGCTGAGGAATTGGCCGCTTATTGCAGGAAGGTTCCTTCCAAAGTGAACATTATTGAATACAATCCGATTGATGGCGGCACTTTACAGCAAACTACTCCGGAGCGCCTGCGAAAATTTGTCTCTGTACTCGAAAATCGGGGGATCATTGCCAATGTGCGCCGAAGCAGGGGAAAAGACATTGATGCCGCCTGCGGTCAGCTGGCGAATAAAAATAAAGCGGTATAA
- a CDS encoding DUF3341 domain-containing protein, producing MDKRIINAIYGDDDHVLKSARTLRSSNIQVKEVFSPFPIHGIEAVLGVKKTRLATCAFLYGITGMLLGTLMMWYMMVGDWPNIIGGKPNWFYFQNIPAFIPITFECTVLCAAHGMALTYFLRSWLLPGVTPTNPDPRTTDDKFCIQVLADDAEVPGIVSKMKADGAEEVTVS from the coding sequence ATGGATAAAAGAATTATTAATGCGATCTACGGCGACGACGACCATGTGTTGAAGTCGGCACGTACCCTTCGATCTTCCAATATTCAGGTAAAGGAGGTTTTCTCTCCCTTCCCGATTCACGGTATTGAAGCCGTTTTGGGAGTGAAAAAGACCCGTTTGGCTACCTGCGCTTTTCTGTACGGGATCACAGGCATGTTGCTCGGAACCCTGATGATGTGGTACATGATGGTGGGCGACTGGCCCAATATCATCGGTGGTAAGCCCAACTGGTTCTATTTCCAGAATATCCCGGCTTTCATTCCCATCACGTTTGAGTGTACCGTACTCTGCGCCGCTCACGGAATGGCACTGACCTATTTTCTTCGCAGCTGGTTGTTGCCGGGTGTAACCCCTACGAATCCGGATCCCCGCACTACGGATGATAAATTCTGTATTCAGGTGCTCGCAGATGATGCCGAAGTACCCGGGATTGTTTCAAAAATGAAGGCCGACGGAGCTGAAGAAGTGACTGTTTCCTGA